One window of Theropithecus gelada isolate Dixy chromosome 4, Tgel_1.0, whole genome shotgun sequence genomic DNA carries:
- the LOC112623007 gene encoding HLA class II histocompatibility antigen, DM alpha chain isoform X2, whose protein sequence is MGHEQNQGAALLQMLPLLWLLPHSWAVPEAPTPVWRDDLQNHTFLHTVYCQDGSPSMGLSEAYDEDQLFFFDFSQNTRVPRLPEFADWAQEQGDAPAILFDKAFCEMMIQQIGPQLDGKIPVSRGFPIAEVFTLKPLEFGKPNTLVCFVSNLFPPMLTVNWQHHSVPVEGSGPTFVSAVDGLSFQAFSYLNITPESSDIFSCIVTHEIDRYTAIAYWVPQNALPSDLLEDVLCGVAFGLGVLGIIVGIVLIIYFRKPCSD, encoded by the exons ATGGGTCATGAACAGAACCAAGGAGCTGCGCTGCTACAGATGCTACCACTTCTGTGGCTGCTACCCCACTCCTGGGCCGTCCCGGAAG CTCCTACTCCAGTGTGGCGAGATGACCTGCAAAACCACACGTTCCTGCACACAGTGTACTGCCAGGATGGGAGTCCCAGTATGGGACTCTCTGAGGCCTACGACGAGGACCAGCTTTTCTTCTTCGACTTTTCCCAGAACACTCGGGTGCCTCGCCTGCCTGAATTTGCTGATTGGGCTCAGGAACAGGGAGATGCTCCTGCCATTTTATTTGACAAAGCATTCTGCGAGATGATGATCCAGCAAATAGGGCCACAACTTGATGGGAAAATCCCGGTgtccagag GGTTTCCTATCGCTGAGGTGTTCACGCTGAAGCCCCTGGAGTTTGGCAAACCCAACACGTTGGTCTGTTTTGTCAGTAATCTCTTCCCACCCATGCTGACAGTGAACTGGCAGCATCATTCCGTCCCTGTGGAAGGATCTGGGCCTACTTTTGTCTCAGCTGTCGATGGACTCAGCTTCCAGGCCTTTTCTTACTTAAACATCACACCGGAATCTTCTGACATTTTCTCCTGCATTGTGACTCACGAAATTGACCGCTACACAGCAATTGCCTATTGGG TGCCCCAGAACGCACTACCCTCAGATCTGCTGGAGGATGTGCTGTGTGGCGTGGCCTTTGGTCTAGGTGTGCTGGGCATCATCGTGGGCATTGTTCTCATCATCTACTTCCGGAAGCCTTGCTCAG ACTGA
- the LOC112623007 gene encoding HLA class II histocompatibility antigen, DM alpha chain isoform X3: MGHEQNQGAALLQMLPLLWLLPHSWAVPEAPTPVWRDDLQNHTFLHTVYCQDGSPSMGLSEAYDEDQLFFFDFSQNTRVPRLPEFADWAQEQGDAPAILFDKAFCEMMIQQIGPQLDGKIPVSRVNWQHHSVPVEGSGPTFVSAVDGLSFQAFSYLNITPESSDIFSCIVTHEIDRYTAIAYWVPQNALPSDLLEDVLCGVAFGLGVLGIIVGIVLIIYFRKPCSGD, encoded by the exons ATGGGTCATGAACAGAACCAAGGAGCTGCGCTGCTACAGATGCTACCACTTCTGTGGCTGCTACCCCACTCCTGGGCCGTCCCGGAAG CTCCTACTCCAGTGTGGCGAGATGACCTGCAAAACCACACGTTCCTGCACACAGTGTACTGCCAGGATGGGAGTCCCAGTATGGGACTCTCTGAGGCCTACGACGAGGACCAGCTTTTCTTCTTCGACTTTTCCCAGAACACTCGGGTGCCTCGCCTGCCTGAATTTGCTGATTGGGCTCAGGAACAGGGAGATGCTCCTGCCATTTTATTTGACAAAGCATTCTGCGAGATGATGATCCAGCAAATAGGGCCACAACTTGATGGGAAAATCCCGGTgtccagag TGAACTGGCAGCATCATTCCGTCCCTGTGGAAGGATCTGGGCCTACTTTTGTCTCAGCTGTCGATGGACTCAGCTTCCAGGCCTTTTCTTACTTAAACATCACACCGGAATCTTCTGACATTTTCTCCTGCATTGTGACTCACGAAATTGACCGCTACACAGCAATTGCCTATTGGG TGCCCCAGAACGCACTACCCTCAGATCTGCTGGAGGATGTGCTGTGTGGCGTGGCCTTTGGTCTAGGTGTGCTGGGCATCATCGTGGGCATTGTTCTCATCATCTACTTCCGGAAGCCTTGCTCAGGTG ACTGA
- the LOC112623007 gene encoding HLA class II histocompatibility antigen, DM alpha chain isoform X1: protein MGHEQNQGAALLQMLPLLWLLPHSWAVPEAPTPVWRDDLQNHTFLHTVYCQDGSPSMGLSEAYDEDQLFFFDFSQNTRVPRLPEFADWAQEQGDAPAILFDKAFCEMMIQQIGPQLDGKIPVSRGFPIAEVFTLKPLEFGKPNTLVCFVSNLFPPMLTVNWQHHSVPVEGSGPTFVSAVDGLSFQAFSYLNITPESSDIFSCIVTHEIDRYTAIAYWVPQNALPSDLLEDVLCGVAFGLGVLGIIVGIVLIIYFRKPCSGD from the exons ATGGGTCATGAACAGAACCAAGGAGCTGCGCTGCTACAGATGCTACCACTTCTGTGGCTGCTACCCCACTCCTGGGCCGTCCCGGAAG CTCCTACTCCAGTGTGGCGAGATGACCTGCAAAACCACACGTTCCTGCACACAGTGTACTGCCAGGATGGGAGTCCCAGTATGGGACTCTCTGAGGCCTACGACGAGGACCAGCTTTTCTTCTTCGACTTTTCCCAGAACACTCGGGTGCCTCGCCTGCCTGAATTTGCTGATTGGGCTCAGGAACAGGGAGATGCTCCTGCCATTTTATTTGACAAAGCATTCTGCGAGATGATGATCCAGCAAATAGGGCCACAACTTGATGGGAAAATCCCGGTgtccagag GGTTTCCTATCGCTGAGGTGTTCACGCTGAAGCCCCTGGAGTTTGGCAAACCCAACACGTTGGTCTGTTTTGTCAGTAATCTCTTCCCACCCATGCTGACAGTGAACTGGCAGCATCATTCCGTCCCTGTGGAAGGATCTGGGCCTACTTTTGTCTCAGCTGTCGATGGACTCAGCTTCCAGGCCTTTTCTTACTTAAACATCACACCGGAATCTTCTGACATTTTCTCCTGCATTGTGACTCACGAAATTGACCGCTACACAGCAATTGCCTATTGGG TGCCCCAGAACGCACTACCCTCAGATCTGCTGGAGGATGTGCTGTGTGGCGTGGCCTTTGGTCTAGGTGTGCTGGGCATCATCGTGGGCATTGTTCTCATCATCTACTTCCGGAAGCCTTGCTCAGGTG ACTGA
- the LOC112623005 gene encoding uncharacterized protein LOC112623005 encodes MPSARPSQQPRRQTAARRGRSVLPPSTAPHTRAAARNIPFPHAAPGNVLVVRGHVLQHLDRREPALPSAAGSPGGLGSPHRPVQHNLVSTGEAVPLGPPGNKPPAGPARKQSLWGLSESSRQLGALCRRRTARKWRRPPLRRATKEGLTLQRTVPDLRHRRRYSPLLLCRDPLFLSGAYGADEVPFRSRMEADEHEKWFREPPLMRATPLEISSTPSARARSLTRVKKLSRRGRNTSPRELFLLASRNDDVINFISKVSVTRQKSAAETHREVATRHISKPIG; translated from the exons ATGCCCTCCGCGCGGCCGAGTCAACAGCCGCGCCGCCAAACAGCAGCGCGCCGGGGCCGCTCCGTACTCCCCCCGAGCACGGCGCCCCACACCCGTGCCGCCGCCCGCAACATCCCCTTCCCACACGCGGCTCCCGGGAACGTACTTGTTGTGAGGGGTCACGTTTTGCAGCATCTTGACCGCAGGGAACCGGCGCTGCCCTCAGCCGCGGGAAGTCCGGGTGGCCTCGGTTCCCCTCACCGCCCGGTCCAGCATAACCTAGTAAGTACGGGGGAGGCCGTTCCTCTTGGGCCTCCAGGCAACAAACCCCCTGCCGGACCGGCACGAAAGCAGTCTCTTTGGGGCCTCTCGGAGAGCTCCAGGCAGCTTGGCGCGCTCTGCAGACGGCGGACAGCAAGAAAATGGCGGCGGCCTCCGCTGAGGCGGGCGACTAAGGAGGGACTGACTCTTCAAAGGACGGTCCCCGATCTCAGACACCGTCGTCGATATAGCCCGCTGTTGCTCTGCAGGGATCCCCTCTTCTTGTCGGGAGCCTACGGGGCGGACGAGGTCCCGTTTCGATCTCGGATGGAGGCGGATGAACACGAAAAGTGGTTTAGGGAGCCGCCGC TCATGCGCGCCACCCCGCTCGAGATTTCCTCCACCCCCTCCGCGCGCGCGCGCTCGCTCACGCGGGTGAAGAAGCTGAGTCGAAGGGGAAGGAACACCTCTCCGCGGGAGCTTTTTCTATTGGCCAGCCGCAACGATGACGTCATAAACTTCATTTCCAAGGTGTCAGTCACCAGGCAGAAGAGTGCCGCAGAGACCCACAGGGAAGTGGCAACCCGCCACATCTCCAAGCCAATTGGCTGA
- the BRD2 gene encoding bromodomain-containing protein 2 isoform X1, translating into MLQNVTPHNKLPGEGNAGLLGLGPEAAAPGKRIRKPSLLYEGFESPTMASVPALQLTPANPPPPEVSNPKKPGRVTNQLQYLHKVVMKALWKHQFAWPFRQPVDAVKLGLPDYHKIIKQPMDMGTIKRRLENNYYWAASECMQDFNTMFTNCYIYNKPTDDIVLMAQTLEKIFLQKVASMPQEEQELVVTIPKNSHKKGAKLAALQGSVTSAHQVPAVSSVSHTALYTPPPEIPTTVLNIPHPSVISSPLLKSLHSAGPPLLAVTAAPPAQPLAKKKGVKRKADTTTPTPTAILAPGSPASPPGSLEPKAARLPPMRRESGRPIKPPRKDLPDSQQQHQSSKKGKLSEQLKHCNGILKELLSKKHAAYAWPFYKPVDASALGLHDYHDIIKHPMDLSTVKRKMENRDYRDAQEFAADVRLMFSNCYKYNPPDHDVVAMARKLQDVFEFRYAKMPDEPLEPGPLPVSTAMPPGLAKSSSESSSEESSSESSSEEEEEDEEEDEEEEEESESSDSEEERAHRLAELQEQLRAVHEQLAALSQGPISKPKRKREKKEKKKKRKAEKHRGRAGADEDDKGPRAPRPPQPKKSKKASGSGGGSAALGPSGFGPSGGSGTKLPKKATKTAPPALPTGYDSEEEEESRPMSYDEKRQLSLDINKLPGEKLGRVVHIIQAREPSLRDSNPEEIEIDFETLKPSTLRELERYVLSCLRKKPRKPYTIKKPVGKTKEELALEKKRELEKRLQDVSGQLNSTKKPPKKVNEKTESSSAQQVAVSRLSASSSSSDSSSSSSSSSSSDTSDSDSG; encoded by the exons ATGCTGCAAAACGTGACCCCTCACAACAA GCTCCCTGGGGAAGGGAATGCAGGGTTGCTGGGGCTGGGCCCAGAAGCAGCGGCACCAGGGAAAAGGATTCGAAAACCCTCCCTCTTGTATGAGGGATTTGAGAGCCCCACAATGGCTTCGGTGCCTGCTTTGCAACTGACCCCTGCCAACCCACCACCCCCGGAGGTGTCCAATCCCAAAAAACCAGGACGAGTTACCAACCAGCTGCAATACCTACACAAGGTAGTGATGAAGGCTCTGTGGAAACATCAGTTCGCATGGCCATTCCGGCAGCCTGTGGATGCTGTCAAACTGGGTCTACCG GATtatcacaaaattataaaacagccTATGGACATGGGTACTATTAAGAGGAGACTTGAAAACAATTATTATTGGGCTGCCTCAGAGTGTATGCAAGATTTTAATACCATGTTCACCAACTGTTACATTTACAACAAG CCCACTGATGATATTGTCCTAATGGCACAAACTCTGGAAAAGATCTTCCTACAGAAAGTTGCATCAATGCCACAAGAAGAACAAGAACTGGTGGTGACCATCCCTAAGAACAGCCACAAGAAGGGGGCCAAGTTGGCAG cACTCCAGGGCAGTGTTACCAGTGCCCATCAGGTGCCTGCCGTCTCTTCTGTGTCACACACAGCCCTGTATACTCCCCCACCTGAGATACCTACCACTGTCCTCAACATTCCCCACCCATCAGTCATTTCCTCTCCACTTCTCAAGTCCCTGCACTCTGCTGGACCCCCGCTCCTTGCTGTTACTGCAGCTCCTCCAGCCCAGCCTCTTGCCAAG AAAAAAGGCGTAAAGCGGAAAGCAGATACTACCACCCCTACACCTACAGCCATCCTGGCTCCTGGTTCTCCAGCTAGCCCTCCTGGGAGTCTTGAGCCTAAAGCAGCACGTCTTCCCCCTATGCGTAGAGAGAGTGGTCGCCCCATCAAGCCCCCACGCAAAGACTTGCCTGACTCTCAGCAACAACACCAGAGCTCTAAGAAAGGAAAGCTTTCAGAACAATTAAAACATTGCAATGGCATTTTGAAGGAGTTACTCTCTAAGAAGCATGCTGCCTATGCTTGGCCTTTCTATAAACCAGTGGATGCTTCTGCACTTGGCCTGCATGACTACCATGACATCATTAAGCACCCCATGGACCTCAGCACTGTCAAG CGGAAGATGGAGAACCGTGATTACCGGGATGCACAGGAGTTTGCTGCTGATGTACGGCTTATGTTCTCCAACTGCTATAAGTACAATCCCCCAGATCATGATGTTGTGGCAATGGCACGAAAGCTACAG GATGTATTTGAGTTCCGTTATGCCAAGATGCCAGATGAACCACTGGAACCAGGGCCTTTACCAGTCTCTACTGCCATGCCCCCTGGCTTGGCCAAATCATCTTCAGAGTCCTCCAGTGAGGAAAGTAGCAGTGAGAGCTCctctgaggaagaggaggaggacgaggaggaggacgaggaggaagaagaagagagtgaAAGCTCAGACTCGGAGGAAGAAAGGGCTCATCGTTTAGCAGAACTACAGGAACAG CTTCGGGCAGTGCATGAACAACTGGCTGCTCTGTCCCAGGGTCCAATATCTAAGcccaagaggaaaagagagaaaaaagagaaaaagaagaaacggAAGGCAGAGAAGCATCGAGGCCGAGCTGGGGCCGATGAAGATGACAAGGGGCCTCGGGCaccccgcccacctcagcccaaGAAGTCCAAGAAAGCAAGTGGCAGTGGGGGTGGCAGTGCTGCTTTAGGCCCTTCTGGCTTTGGACCTTCTGGAGGAAGTGGCACCAA GCTCCCCAAAAAGGCCACAAAGACAGCCCCACCTGCCCTGCCTACAGGTTATGattcagaggaggaggaagagagcaggCCCATGAGTTACGATGAGAAGCGGCAGCTGAGCCTGGACATCAACAAATTACCTGGGGAGAAGCTGGGCCGAGTTGTGCATATAATCCAAGCCAGGGAGCCCTCTTTACGTGATTCAAACCCAGAAGAGATTGAGATTGATTTTGAAACACTCAAGCCATCCACACTTAGAGAGCTTGAGCGCTATGTCCTTTCCTGCCTGCGTAAGAAACCCCGGAAGCCCTACA CCATTAAGAAGCCTGTGGGAAAGACAAAGGAGGAACTAGCTTTGGAGAAAAAGCGGGAATTAGAAAAGCGGTTACAAGATGTCAGCGGACAGCTCAATTCCACTAAAAAGCCCCCCAAGAAAG TGAATGAGAAAACAGAGTCATCCTCTGCACAGCAAGTAGCAGTGTCACGCCTTAGCGCTTCCAGCTCCAGCTCAGATTCCAGCTCCTCCTCTTCATCGTCGTCCTCTTCAGACACCAGTGATTCAGACTCAGGCTAA
- the BRD2 gene encoding bromodomain-containing protein 2 isoform X2: MASVPALQLTPANPPPPEVSNPKKPGRVTNQLQYLHKVVMKALWKHQFAWPFRQPVDAVKLGLPDYHKIIKQPMDMGTIKRRLENNYYWAASECMQDFNTMFTNCYIYNKPTDDIVLMAQTLEKIFLQKVASMPQEEQELVVTIPKNSHKKGAKLAALQGSVTSAHQVPAVSSVSHTALYTPPPEIPTTVLNIPHPSVISSPLLKSLHSAGPPLLAVTAAPPAQPLAKKKGVKRKADTTTPTPTAILAPGSPASPPGSLEPKAARLPPMRRESGRPIKPPRKDLPDSQQQHQSSKKGKLSEQLKHCNGILKELLSKKHAAYAWPFYKPVDASALGLHDYHDIIKHPMDLSTVKRKMENRDYRDAQEFAADVRLMFSNCYKYNPPDHDVVAMARKLQDVFEFRYAKMPDEPLEPGPLPVSTAMPPGLAKSSSESSSEESSSESSSEEEEEDEEEDEEEEEESESSDSEEERAHRLAELQEQLRAVHEQLAALSQGPISKPKRKREKKEKKKKRKAEKHRGRAGADEDDKGPRAPRPPQPKKSKKASGSGGGSAALGPSGFGPSGGSGTKLPKKATKTAPPALPTGYDSEEEEESRPMSYDEKRQLSLDINKLPGEKLGRVVHIIQAREPSLRDSNPEEIEIDFETLKPSTLRELERYVLSCLRKKPRKPYTIKKPVGKTKEELALEKKRELEKRLQDVSGQLNSTKKPPKKVNEKTESSSAQQVAVSRLSASSSSSDSSSSSSSSSSSDTSDSDSG, translated from the exons ATGGCTTCGGTGCCTGCTTTGCAACTGACCCCTGCCAACCCACCACCCCCGGAGGTGTCCAATCCCAAAAAACCAGGACGAGTTACCAACCAGCTGCAATACCTACACAAGGTAGTGATGAAGGCTCTGTGGAAACATCAGTTCGCATGGCCATTCCGGCAGCCTGTGGATGCTGTCAAACTGGGTCTACCG GATtatcacaaaattataaaacagccTATGGACATGGGTACTATTAAGAGGAGACTTGAAAACAATTATTATTGGGCTGCCTCAGAGTGTATGCAAGATTTTAATACCATGTTCACCAACTGTTACATTTACAACAAG CCCACTGATGATATTGTCCTAATGGCACAAACTCTGGAAAAGATCTTCCTACAGAAAGTTGCATCAATGCCACAAGAAGAACAAGAACTGGTGGTGACCATCCCTAAGAACAGCCACAAGAAGGGGGCCAAGTTGGCAG cACTCCAGGGCAGTGTTACCAGTGCCCATCAGGTGCCTGCCGTCTCTTCTGTGTCACACACAGCCCTGTATACTCCCCCACCTGAGATACCTACCACTGTCCTCAACATTCCCCACCCATCAGTCATTTCCTCTCCACTTCTCAAGTCCCTGCACTCTGCTGGACCCCCGCTCCTTGCTGTTACTGCAGCTCCTCCAGCCCAGCCTCTTGCCAAG AAAAAAGGCGTAAAGCGGAAAGCAGATACTACCACCCCTACACCTACAGCCATCCTGGCTCCTGGTTCTCCAGCTAGCCCTCCTGGGAGTCTTGAGCCTAAAGCAGCACGTCTTCCCCCTATGCGTAGAGAGAGTGGTCGCCCCATCAAGCCCCCACGCAAAGACTTGCCTGACTCTCAGCAACAACACCAGAGCTCTAAGAAAGGAAAGCTTTCAGAACAATTAAAACATTGCAATGGCATTTTGAAGGAGTTACTCTCTAAGAAGCATGCTGCCTATGCTTGGCCTTTCTATAAACCAGTGGATGCTTCTGCACTTGGCCTGCATGACTACCATGACATCATTAAGCACCCCATGGACCTCAGCACTGTCAAG CGGAAGATGGAGAACCGTGATTACCGGGATGCACAGGAGTTTGCTGCTGATGTACGGCTTATGTTCTCCAACTGCTATAAGTACAATCCCCCAGATCATGATGTTGTGGCAATGGCACGAAAGCTACAG GATGTATTTGAGTTCCGTTATGCCAAGATGCCAGATGAACCACTGGAACCAGGGCCTTTACCAGTCTCTACTGCCATGCCCCCTGGCTTGGCCAAATCATCTTCAGAGTCCTCCAGTGAGGAAAGTAGCAGTGAGAGCTCctctgaggaagaggaggaggacgaggaggaggacgaggaggaagaagaagagagtgaAAGCTCAGACTCGGAGGAAGAAAGGGCTCATCGTTTAGCAGAACTACAGGAACAG CTTCGGGCAGTGCATGAACAACTGGCTGCTCTGTCCCAGGGTCCAATATCTAAGcccaagaggaaaagagagaaaaaagagaaaaagaagaaacggAAGGCAGAGAAGCATCGAGGCCGAGCTGGGGCCGATGAAGATGACAAGGGGCCTCGGGCaccccgcccacctcagcccaaGAAGTCCAAGAAAGCAAGTGGCAGTGGGGGTGGCAGTGCTGCTTTAGGCCCTTCTGGCTTTGGACCTTCTGGAGGAAGTGGCACCAA GCTCCCCAAAAAGGCCACAAAGACAGCCCCACCTGCCCTGCCTACAGGTTATGattcagaggaggaggaagagagcaggCCCATGAGTTACGATGAGAAGCGGCAGCTGAGCCTGGACATCAACAAATTACCTGGGGAGAAGCTGGGCCGAGTTGTGCATATAATCCAAGCCAGGGAGCCCTCTTTACGTGATTCAAACCCAGAAGAGATTGAGATTGATTTTGAAACACTCAAGCCATCCACACTTAGAGAGCTTGAGCGCTATGTCCTTTCCTGCCTGCGTAAGAAACCCCGGAAGCCCTACA CCATTAAGAAGCCTGTGGGAAAGACAAAGGAGGAACTAGCTTTGGAGAAAAAGCGGGAATTAGAAAAGCGGTTACAAGATGTCAGCGGACAGCTCAATTCCACTAAAAAGCCCCCCAAGAAAG TGAATGAGAAAACAGAGTCATCCTCTGCACAGCAAGTAGCAGTGTCACGCCTTAGCGCTTCCAGCTCCAGCTCAGATTCCAGCTCCTCCTCTTCATCGTCGTCCTCTTCAGACACCAGTGATTCAGACTCAGGCTAA
- the BRD2 gene encoding bromodomain-containing protein 2 isoform X3, with the protein MDMGTIKRRLENNYYWAASECMQDFNTMFTNCYIYNKPTDDIVLMAQTLEKIFLQKVASMPQEEQELVVTIPKNSHKKGAKLAALQGSVTSAHQVPAVSSVSHTALYTPPPEIPTTVLNIPHPSVISSPLLKSLHSAGPPLLAVTAAPPAQPLAKKKGVKRKADTTTPTPTAILAPGSPASPPGSLEPKAARLPPMRRESGRPIKPPRKDLPDSQQQHQSSKKGKLSEQLKHCNGILKELLSKKHAAYAWPFYKPVDASALGLHDYHDIIKHPMDLSTVKRKMENRDYRDAQEFAADVRLMFSNCYKYNPPDHDVVAMARKLQDVFEFRYAKMPDEPLEPGPLPVSTAMPPGLAKSSSESSSEESSSESSSEEEEEDEEEDEEEEEESESSDSEEERAHRLAELQEQLRAVHEQLAALSQGPISKPKRKREKKEKKKKRKAEKHRGRAGADEDDKGPRAPRPPQPKKSKKASGSGGGSAALGPSGFGPSGGSGTKLPKKATKTAPPALPTGYDSEEEEESRPMSYDEKRQLSLDINKLPGEKLGRVVHIIQAREPSLRDSNPEEIEIDFETLKPSTLRELERYVLSCLRKKPRKPYTIKKPVGKTKEELALEKKRELEKRLQDVSGQLNSTKKPPKKVNEKTESSSAQQVAVSRLSASSSSSDSSSSSSSSSSSDTSDSDSG; encoded by the exons ATGGACATGGGTACTATTAAGAGGAGACTTGAAAACAATTATTATTGGGCTGCCTCAGAGTGTATGCAAGATTTTAATACCATGTTCACCAACTGTTACATTTACAACAAG CCCACTGATGATATTGTCCTAATGGCACAAACTCTGGAAAAGATCTTCCTACAGAAAGTTGCATCAATGCCACAAGAAGAACAAGAACTGGTGGTGACCATCCCTAAGAACAGCCACAAGAAGGGGGCCAAGTTGGCAG cACTCCAGGGCAGTGTTACCAGTGCCCATCAGGTGCCTGCCGTCTCTTCTGTGTCACACACAGCCCTGTATACTCCCCCACCTGAGATACCTACCACTGTCCTCAACATTCCCCACCCATCAGTCATTTCCTCTCCACTTCTCAAGTCCCTGCACTCTGCTGGACCCCCGCTCCTTGCTGTTACTGCAGCTCCTCCAGCCCAGCCTCTTGCCAAG AAAAAAGGCGTAAAGCGGAAAGCAGATACTACCACCCCTACACCTACAGCCATCCTGGCTCCTGGTTCTCCAGCTAGCCCTCCTGGGAGTCTTGAGCCTAAAGCAGCACGTCTTCCCCCTATGCGTAGAGAGAGTGGTCGCCCCATCAAGCCCCCACGCAAAGACTTGCCTGACTCTCAGCAACAACACCAGAGCTCTAAGAAAGGAAAGCTTTCAGAACAATTAAAACATTGCAATGGCATTTTGAAGGAGTTACTCTCTAAGAAGCATGCTGCCTATGCTTGGCCTTTCTATAAACCAGTGGATGCTTCTGCACTTGGCCTGCATGACTACCATGACATCATTAAGCACCCCATGGACCTCAGCACTGTCAAG CGGAAGATGGAGAACCGTGATTACCGGGATGCACAGGAGTTTGCTGCTGATGTACGGCTTATGTTCTCCAACTGCTATAAGTACAATCCCCCAGATCATGATGTTGTGGCAATGGCACGAAAGCTACAG GATGTATTTGAGTTCCGTTATGCCAAGATGCCAGATGAACCACTGGAACCAGGGCCTTTACCAGTCTCTACTGCCATGCCCCCTGGCTTGGCCAAATCATCTTCAGAGTCCTCCAGTGAGGAAAGTAGCAGTGAGAGCTCctctgaggaagaggaggaggacgaggaggaggacgaggaggaagaagaagagagtgaAAGCTCAGACTCGGAGGAAGAAAGGGCTCATCGTTTAGCAGAACTACAGGAACAG CTTCGGGCAGTGCATGAACAACTGGCTGCTCTGTCCCAGGGTCCAATATCTAAGcccaagaggaaaagagagaaaaaagagaaaaagaagaaacggAAGGCAGAGAAGCATCGAGGCCGAGCTGGGGCCGATGAAGATGACAAGGGGCCTCGGGCaccccgcccacctcagcccaaGAAGTCCAAGAAAGCAAGTGGCAGTGGGGGTGGCAGTGCTGCTTTAGGCCCTTCTGGCTTTGGACCTTCTGGAGGAAGTGGCACCAA GCTCCCCAAAAAGGCCACAAAGACAGCCCCACCTGCCCTGCCTACAGGTTATGattcagaggaggaggaagagagcaggCCCATGAGTTACGATGAGAAGCGGCAGCTGAGCCTGGACATCAACAAATTACCTGGGGAGAAGCTGGGCCGAGTTGTGCATATAATCCAAGCCAGGGAGCCCTCTTTACGTGATTCAAACCCAGAAGAGATTGAGATTGATTTTGAAACACTCAAGCCATCCACACTTAGAGAGCTTGAGCGCTATGTCCTTTCCTGCCTGCGTAAGAAACCCCGGAAGCCCTACA CCATTAAGAAGCCTGTGGGAAAGACAAAGGAGGAACTAGCTTTGGAGAAAAAGCGGGAATTAGAAAAGCGGTTACAAGATGTCAGCGGACAGCTCAATTCCACTAAAAAGCCCCCCAAGAAAG TGAATGAGAAAACAGAGTCATCCTCTGCACAGCAAGTAGCAGTGTCACGCCTTAGCGCTTCCAGCTCCAGCTCAGATTCCAGCTCCTCCTCTTCATCGTCGTCCTCTTCAGACACCAGTGATTCAGACTCAGGCTAA